A part of Criblamydia sequanensis CRIB-18 genomic DNA contains:
- a CDS encoding NifU family protein: protein MSLKELIDPFPWYRYSKKLRLKILNPRNFGFFNEEDAKNRSLRRVLGESGSIEEGNYILFYWLLDRDDGTIVDARYQLFGQTALIGALEGAIELIVGKNYDQASRITSDLIDKQLRDKPKEAAFPNETWPHLNLVLEAIDSAKEKCLDLPLPTSYSAPPISLGGTGEKSEVPNWKELVHEQKIAIIEKILDEDIRPYIALDAGGVKIVKILDSGQILIRYEGACTSCYSSIGTTLSFIQQTLRNKVHPDIELIPDVDFTSPYPA, encoded by the coding sequence ATGAGCCTTAAAGAATTAATAGACCCTTTTCCCTGGTATCGCTACAGCAAAAAGCTTCGTTTAAAGATTTTAAACCCTAGGAATTTCGGCTTTTTTAACGAAGAGGATGCCAAAAATCGATCCTTAAGAAGAGTTCTTGGGGAATCAGGCTCTATAGAAGAAGGCAATTACATCCTTTTTTATTGGCTTTTAGATCGGGATGATGGGACGATTGTGGATGCAAGGTATCAGCTTTTTGGGCAAACAGCCTTAATTGGCGCCCTTGAAGGCGCAATAGAGCTGATTGTTGGAAAAAATTATGATCAAGCTTCCAGGATCACATCCGATCTTATCGATAAGCAGCTTCGGGATAAGCCAAAAGAGGCGGCGTTTCCTAATGAAACATGGCCTCATTTAAATCTTGTTTTAGAAGCGATTGATTCTGCAAAAGAAAAGTGCTTGGATTTGCCGCTTCCAACCAGTTACTCGGCGCCGCCCATTTCACTTGGTGGAACAGGGGAAAAATCAGAGGTTCCCAATTGGAAAGAGCTTGTCCATGAACAAAAAATTGCCATTATTGAAAAAATCCTTGATGAGGATATAAGGCCCTACATTGCTCTAGATGCGGGAGGCGTCAAAATCGTTAAAATTTTGGATAGCGGGCAAATTCTCATTCGCTATGAAGGCGCATGCACGTCCTGCTACTCATCGATTGGAACGACCCTCTCTTTTATCCAGCAAACTTTAAGAAATAAAGTACATCCCGATATCGAATTGATACCTGACGTTGACTTTACAAGCCCCTACCCCGCTTAA
- a CDS encoding biotin--[acetyl-CoA-carboxylase] ligase codes for MEIIEINFPILYSTNTWVLQNALLLAREKLSVISAEEQSAGRGRHKNRWFSPKGENLYASFCFFCEEEKNVSNTPQILALSVVEVLQKLGLEAKVKWPNDLLIHKKKIAGILSETKSIGALRLVCLGLGLNINMKEESLKNLSNPVSSLYLETNRTFNIDAVKNDIAKNFNEKISIFLKEGFDPFYEPFKSCLTLDGPLVFKDNSGKLQKGNKGRLNRDGSLSLEIEEGSFKTFFSGELLTEHSEL; via the coding sequence ATGGAAATAATAGAAATTAACTTTCCCATCCTATATTCCACTAACACTTGGGTGTTGCAAAATGCGCTACTCCTAGCGAGGGAAAAACTCAGCGTGATTTCAGCTGAAGAGCAGTCGGCCGGTCGAGGAAGGCATAAAAATCGCTGGTTTTCACCTAAAGGGGAAAATCTTTACGCGAGTTTTTGTTTTTTTTGCGAAGAAGAAAAAAATGTTTCAAACACTCCCCAAATTTTAGCCTTGTCAGTTGTCGAAGTCCTCCAAAAACTTGGCTTAGAAGCTAAAGTCAAGTGGCCGAATGACCTCTTAATTCATAAGAAAAAGATCGCAGGCATTTTGTCTGAAACCAAATCAATTGGTGCTTTACGTCTTGTTTGCTTAGGTCTTGGGCTTAATATAAACATGAAAGAAGAATCTCTTAAAAACCTTTCAAATCCTGTAAGCTCACTATATCTTGAAACCAATCGAACTTTTAATATCGATGCAGTTAAAAATGATATTGCTAAAAACTTTAATGAAAAAATTTCTATTTTTCTAAAAGAGGGGTTCGATCCTTTTTATGAACCTTTTAAATCTTGTTTAACCCTCGATGGCCCCCTTGTCTTTAAAGATAATTCGGGGAAGCTCCAAAAGGGAAATAAGGGAAGGCTCAATCGGGACGGATCCCTTTCCTTAGAGATTGAAGAAGGGTCTTTTAAAACTTTCTTTTCAGGTGAACTCCTCACAGAACATAGCGAACTTTAA